In Actinomycetota bacterium, the sequence CACCGAACACGCACACCCCGTTCACGAGGTATGAGCATTCGCACTCATCCCACTGGTCTCCACCGCTTTCCCGCCTATTGGCCACATGCCAAATCCGCGGAACACTGACGCGCTTGTCTGATCTTGGCCCAGTCGGGTGGCTGGGCTAGCAATGCGCTCAAAGATGTCCTACTATTTTCCTTAGGTCACGAGTGCCGATGCAAAACCCCAGTTTGTCGGCCGGCAACCCTCCACCGCGGTGGGGTGCCCTGGGTGAGGACCCGGTTGCTGTCGCACACGCGCAGCGACAAACGCGGGCACGATGCACCTGTCGGGTCCAAGGACCTAAGGATCGCCATGTCGTCACTGAATCCCTCAGCAGCCCACCTCACCGACCCCGCTCGCTTTGATATTGCGGCATTGCTGCCAGTAGCCGGAGCAGATCTTGAGGCGCCACTCGTTCAAGGTGGCTCCATCACCTATGCCGGGCTGGATGTCGCAGCCAGTGCGCCGGCTCTGTCAAGCGTTGTTGACCGCGTCAACGCTGTCATTCCCTACTACTCGAATGTGCATCGAGGAGCCGGTTTCGCATCCCAGGTCAGCACTGATCTCTACGAATCTGCAAGGCAGACCATTGCTTCCTTCGTTGGCGCTCGCAGCGAGGATGTCACGGTAATCGTGCGCAACACCACTGACGCGTTGAATCTCCTGGCTTCCTGCATTCCCGATGGTGGATCAGTTGTCCACCTGGATATCGAGCATCACGCGAATCTGCTGCCGTGGAGGGCACATCAACCGCGCACCGTGCAGACTCAGACAACGGTCGCGGAAACCTTGACGGCGCTAGAGACCGAACTTGCACGCACGCCCGCGTCCCTCCTTGCGATCACCGGCGCATCGAATGTCACGGGCGAGGCTCTGCCTCTGTCCGACCTCGTCGCCATCGCGCACAGACATGGCGCCAGAATCGCAGTGGACGCCGCGCAGCTGGCTCCCCATCGCCGCATCGACATCTCGGCACTGGGTGTGGACTACATCGCATTCTCCGGCCACAAGATGTACGCCCCATTTGGCGCTGGGGCTCTTATCGGCCGCGCGGATTGGCTCAATGCCGCGCCACCGCACTTGGCCGGTGGTGGTGCAGTCAATGAAGTAACGAGCAACTCAGTGCGATGGGCTCCCGCGCCTGCACGCCATGAAGCAGGCACCCCCAATATCCTCGGCGCCATCGCGCTAGCCCACGCTTGCTCGTCCCTCGCGGCGCTCCCCCCCGGTGCCCAGCAACGTCACGAGCAAGAACTACTTGCCCGGCTCGACGAAGGTCTTGCCCAGATTCCCGGCCTGACAACACTCCGCATCTGGGATGACGCGCCTGATCGCATGGCAGTTACCTCATTCGTGATCCGCGACTGGGACAGCAGCAAACTGGCCACGATCCTCGCCGCGGAATTCGGCATCGGCGTTCGAGATGGACGTTTCTGTGCGCATCCGTTGCTAGCGCGGTTCTCGCCCTCGGGCACCGCTGTACGCGTAAGCCTGGGCGCGGGCACCACCTCCGAGCATGTGGACAGACTCCTGACCGCCCTGGCTTCAATCGTGCTTCACGGTCCCACATGGAACTACGTGAACACTGGAAACGGCTGGGCGCCTCAACCTGAGACGCGGGACCTCAACCCCCTCGGGCTCGATGTCAGCCGCTCCATCGGCCAGGCAGCCTCGCCTTGCGAAAATGCAGCACCTCTAGAAAATTCCATTGGTGGGGATTGCCGCAGCTGATTGACACTCGCTGCGTCGCTCGCGCGGCTTATTCATGCCAACTTGCGAGGTACCGAACCCTCGGCACTTTTGATTGGGCAGGATGTATCCCGACAATGCGCCGAACGAGCTTGCTCGCCCTCCCCCAACGACGAAGGGCCAATGATTTCTCGTGACCCTTCTTCATGCCAACGGGGGGCCTCGGCAAGTTCACCCCGATCGAGTTTGAGACCATCTACACGCAGACCGCAATCGCGCCCCGAACCCTCAATCGAGCCAGGCAACTAAAGCGGGGGCAGTCCCTTATCTGAACTTGGTCTGCGTTGCAAGAGGGGACCCATGGTTTCAGAACACATCGCCTGACGGGTGTCCAGTTGTCGAACATCATTCCTTAGCGCCTGCCAGTCAACGGATGATCGACCTGCCAGAATGGATGACGTTCAAGAGATCAACTGCTCCCAAACGGTATTGCGCATGGTCCACTACATTGATTGGGTTAATTCGAATCGAAACTGGTTCGGAGCCAAGGTCGACAGCAAACGGTACGCCGAGAACAGGGGGGCGTTGATGATTCGACAAACTCAGTCCACAGCTTTCGATCCGCGACTGCATCGGTGTCTGTCCGGACTTCTGATGAAACTGTCTAGGGACTTTGGTCCCTACTCGACGTACAAGGTGCACTCGTACGCTGCGCCCAGATTCGTATTGCCAACTTACTGACATCGCGCCCATCGACACCCTCTCGGCTAGGAGGACCAGCCCATGCTTCCCAAGGATGCACAGATCATCAGCGTCGATGACCATGTCATCGAGCACCCCAGCGTCTGGCAGGACCGCCTGCCAGCAAAGTACAAGGACGTCGGCCCGAAGCTCGTCTTCGACAAGGTCAACGGCGACCACTGGGAGATCGATGGTGAGCCCCACGGCAACTTCGCGCTGAACGCGGTCGCGGGCAAGCCGCGCGAGGCCTTCGGCATGGACCCGACGAGCTACGACGAGATGCGTGACGGATGCCATGACGTTCACGAGCGCATCAAGGACATGGACATCGAAGGAGTCTGGGCAGAGCTGAACTTCCCGAACATGCCCGGATTCGCCGGCAGCGGGTTCTCCACACTCAAGGACAAGGACCTCGCCTACGTCTGCGTGCAGGCGTACAACGACTTCATCCTGGATGAGTGGTGCCCGGCCTACCCGGATCGACTGATTCCCCTCACGATCCTGCCGTACTGGGATTCGATGGAGCGCCAGGTGGCCGAGATCCATCGCACAGCCGACAAGGGCACCAAGAGCATCGCCTACCTCGAGGCACCACATCGTCTGGGCATCGGTCTGCCCTCGTGGCACTCCGACCACTGGAACCCGCTCCTGCAGGCCGTCCAGGATCGGGATCTGCCACTCTCGGTGCACTTCGGCTCCGGCGGCTTCCCCCTGGGCATTTCCGACGAGGGCCTG encodes:
- a CDS encoding aminotransferase class V-fold PLP-dependent enzyme; the encoded protein is MSSLNPSAAHLTDPARFDIAALLPVAGADLEAPLVQGGSITYAGLDVAASAPALSSVVDRVNAVIPYYSNVHRGAGFASQVSTDLYESARQTIASFVGARSEDVTVIVRNTTDALNLLASCIPDGGSVVHLDIEHHANLLPWRAHQPRTVQTQTTVAETLTALETELARTPASLLAITGASNVTGEALPLSDLVAIAHRHGARIAVDAAQLAPHRRIDISALGVDYIAFSGHKMYAPFGAGALIGRADWLNAAPPHLAGGGAVNEVTSNSVRWAPAPARHEAGTPNILGAIALAHACSSLAALPPGAQQRHEQELLARLDEGLAQIPGLTTLRIWDDAPDRMAVTSFVIRDWDSSKLATILAAEFGIGVRDGRFCAHPLLARFSPSGTAVRVSLGAGTTSEHVDRLLTALASIVLHGPTWNYVNTGNGWAPQPETRDLNPLGLDVSRSIGQAASPCENAAPLENSIGGDCRS
- a CDS encoding amidohydrolase family protein, which produces MLPKDAQIISVDDHVIEHPSVWQDRLPAKYKDVGPKLVFDKVNGDHWEIDGEPHGNFALNAVAGKPREAFGMDPTSYDEMRDGCHDVHERIKDMDIEGVWAELNFPNMPGFAGSGFSTLKDKDLAYVCVQAYNDFILDEWCPAYPDRLIPLTILPYWDSMERQVAEIHRTADKGTKSIAYLEAPHRLGIGLPSWHSDHWNPLLQAVQDRDLPLSVHFGSGGFPLGISDEGLSTKFPVTITSFGFNSAYAATELIWSPIFDNYPGVKFVLSESGIGWVPYVLERADYVWERHRSYNDVNQDVKPSDRWYSNMYAPFIADDAGLEARHRVGVENIMFESDYPHSDCNWPHTRKMLEESLANVPDDEARLIAEGNARRVYNFPRQA